The following proteins are encoded in a genomic region of Kosakonia oryzae:
- a CDS encoding proteasome-type protease: MTYCVAMRLRDGLVFASDSRTNAGVDHIATFKKLHVFQREGERVLVIQSAGNLATTQSIISLLTSRIESQQTPNLMQAETMYDAATLIGETVREVIHRDSKAQQNGSNTNFGCNMLLGGQIGNEEHRLFHIYQEGNFIESTNDTPYFQIGESKYGKPIIDRVLTPDTPLEQAMCCALISIDSTLRSNLSVGMPLDVMIYRRESFHAREQQRIIESDPYFIAIRKAWSEGLLNTFRQLTPFPTQP; the protein is encoded by the coding sequence ATGACTTACTGTGTGGCCATGCGTCTGCGCGACGGACTGGTCTTCGCTTCCGACTCCCGGACCAATGCGGGGGTCGATCACATTGCGACGTTCAAAAAACTTCACGTTTTTCAGCGTGAAGGCGAACGGGTGCTGGTGATCCAGTCCGCCGGTAATCTGGCAACCACGCAGAGCATTATCAGTCTGCTGACCTCGCGTATTGAGAGCCAGCAGACGCCCAACCTGATGCAGGCTGAAACCATGTACGACGCCGCAACGCTGATCGGCGAAACGGTGCGGGAAGTTATCCACCGCGACAGCAAGGCGCAGCAAAATGGCAGCAACACCAACTTTGGCTGCAACATGCTGCTGGGCGGGCAGATTGGTAACGAAGAGCACCGGCTGTTTCATATCTATCAGGAAGGGAATTTTATCGAGTCAACCAATGACACGCCCTACTTCCAGATTGGCGAAAGCAAATACGGCAAACCGATTATCGATCGGGTGTTAACGCCGGATACGCCGCTGGAGCAGGCGATGTGTTGCGCACTGATCTCGATCGACTCCACGCTGCGCAGCAATCTCTCCGTCGGCATGCCGCTGGATGTGATGATCTACCGCCGCGAAAGTTTCCACGCCCGTGAACAGCAACGGATTATTGAAAGCGATCCCTATTTTATTGCCATCCGCAAAGCCTGGTCCGAAGGGCTGCTCAACACCTTCCGCCAGTTAACGCCCTTCCCCACTCAACCCTGA
- a CDS encoding heme ABC transporter ATP-binding protein — translation MDNTLTAAHLRLQRGQRWVIDDVSLTLNGGELVALIGPNGAGKSTLLRLLTGYLPADAGTCQLAGRALAQWPAETLSRRRAVMLQQTQLRFDWPVAAIVAMGRAPWGSQREAEIVHEVLMLTGCDELAHRRYATLSGGEQQRVQLARCLAQLWRDSAPEGWLFLDEPTSALDLYHQQQLLRLLKKLTASGKLHVCVVLHDLNLAALWADRILLLHKGRLVAQGSPQQVIQTPVIAQWYGADVQVSAHPGGDAPHVFLCA, via the coding sequence ATGGATAACACCTTAACCGCCGCGCATTTGCGCCTGCAACGCGGGCAGCGCTGGGTGATCGATGATGTGTCGTTAACGCTGAACGGCGGTGAACTGGTGGCGCTCATTGGTCCGAATGGCGCGGGAAAATCAACGCTGCTGCGGTTGCTGACCGGTTATCTGCCCGCCGATGCGGGCACGTGTCAACTGGCCGGGCGCGCACTGGCTCAGTGGCCAGCAGAGACGCTCTCCCGCCGTCGGGCAGTGATGCTGCAACAAACGCAGTTGCGGTTTGACTGGCCAGTGGCGGCGATTGTTGCGATGGGGCGCGCACCGTGGGGATCGCAGCGCGAAGCCGAGATTGTGCATGAAGTGTTGATGCTGACCGGCTGCGATGAGCTTGCGCATCGGCGCTATGCCACGCTCTCCGGCGGCGAGCAGCAGCGCGTGCAACTGGCGCGCTGCCTGGCGCAACTGTGGCGCGACAGCGCGCCGGAAGGCTGGCTGTTTCTCGATGAACCCACGTCGGCGCTGGATCTTTACCATCAGCAACAGTTGCTGCGGCTGCTGAAAAAGCTCACCGCCAGCGGCAAATTACACGTCTGCGTGGTGCTGCACGATCTGAATCTGGCGGCGCTGTGGGCCGATCGTATTCTGCTGTTGCATAAGGGAAGGCTGGTAGCGCAGGGTTCGCCGCAGCAGGTGATCCAGACGCCGGTGATTGCGCAGTGGTACGGTGCCGATGTGCAGGTAAGTGCGCATCCAGGCGGCGATGCGCCGCACGTTTTTCTCTGCGCATAA
- a CDS encoding FecCD family ABC transporter permease: MSRAVARALWGMLLLLLGLTFLASTQGAMNLPLTSLWQAGDEALRQIWLTIRLPRVLLALVVGAALALSGCVMQGLFRNPLADPGLLGISSGSALAVACWLVLPLPVPALVALYAPMVAAFIGSLAVMVVIFLLSKARDNTLSRLLLVGIAINALCGAAVGVLSWLSNDAQLRQLSQWGMGSLGQAQWSTLTIAATLIMPSSLAVWRVARQLNLLQLGDEEAHYLGVNVPALQRVMLLCSALLVAASVAISGIIGFLGLVVPHLMRMWLGPDHRALVPGSLLAGAILLLIADTAARTLVAPAEMPVGLITSLLGAPWFLWLIFRQRGAAHG, encoded by the coding sequence ATGAGCCGCGCCGTTGCTCGCGCGCTCTGGGGCATGCTGTTGCTGCTGCTTGGGCTGACGTTTCTGGCGAGCACGCAGGGAGCCATGAACCTGCCGCTCACCAGTCTGTGGCAAGCGGGCGATGAGGCGCTGCGCCAAATCTGGCTGACCATTCGCCTGCCGCGCGTCTTGCTGGCGCTGGTGGTCGGCGCGGCGCTGGCGCTCTCCGGCTGCGTGATGCAGGGGCTGTTTCGCAACCCGCTCGCCGACCCGGGTTTGCTGGGGATCAGCAGCGGCAGCGCGCTGGCGGTGGCCTGCTGGCTGGTATTGCCGCTGCCGGTGCCTGCGCTGGTGGCGCTCTACGCACCGATGGTGGCGGCCTTTATCGGTAGCCTGGCGGTGATGGTGGTGATCTTCCTGCTCAGCAAAGCCCGCGACAACACACTGTCGCGCTTGCTGCTGGTCGGCATCGCCATTAACGCCCTGTGCGGCGCGGCTGTCGGGGTGCTCTCCTGGTTGAGTAATGACGCCCAGCTTCGCCAGCTTTCGCAGTGGGGAATGGGCAGCCTCGGCCAGGCGCAGTGGTCTACGCTTACCATCGCCGCCACGCTGATTATGCCGTCCTCGCTGGCGGTGTGGCGCGTTGCCCGCCAACTCAATCTGCTGCAACTGGGCGATGAAGAGGCGCACTATCTCGGCGTCAACGTTCCGGCGCTGCAACGGGTGATGCTGTTGTGCAGCGCGCTGCTGGTGGCAGCGTCGGTCGCTATCAGCGGGATCATCGGTTTTCTCGGCCTGGTGGTGCCGCACCTGATGCGCATGTGGCTGGGGCCGGATCATCGCGCGCTGGTGCCCGGTTCGCTGCTGGCCGGGGCGATACTGCTGCTGATTGCCGATACCGCCGCCCGCACGCTGGTGGCGCCGGCAGAGATGCCGGTAGGGCTGATTACCAGCCTGCTCGGCGCACCGTGGTTTTTATGGCTAATTTTTCGACAACGAGGAGCCGCGCATGGATAA
- a CDS encoding heme/hemin ABC transporter substrate-binding protein, producing the protein MKKLLMLLAALPLLASAAAEKVVTLGGDVTEIVYGLGAQSQLVGRDTTSNWPPEASKLPDVGYIRQLNAEGILSLRPTIVLASEQAQPSMVLQNVAGNNVKVIPVPGGYTPAAIANKVAVIAAALGKTAEGEQLRQNVAAQIAALTKTALNKRVLFLLSHGGMGTMVAGQETAADGAIRAAGLQNAMQGFAHYRALSQEGVIASQPDLIVISADGVKSMGGEANLWKLPGLAQTPAGQHKQLLIVDDMALLGFGLRTPQALQELRKKAEQLP; encoded by the coding sequence ATGAAAAAGTTACTGATGCTGCTGGCGGCGCTGCCGCTACTGGCGAGCGCCGCTGCGGAAAAAGTGGTGACGCTCGGCGGTGATGTCACCGAAATCGTCTACGGGCTGGGCGCGCAGTCGCAACTGGTGGGGCGCGACACCACCAGCAACTGGCCGCCGGAGGCGAGCAAACTGCCGGATGTCGGTTATATCCGCCAGCTTAACGCCGAAGGTATTCTGTCGCTGCGCCCGACCATCGTGCTGGCCAGCGAACAGGCGCAGCCGTCAATGGTGTTGCAAAACGTCGCCGGGAACAACGTCAAGGTGATCCCGGTTCCGGGCGGATATACGCCTGCAGCCATTGCTAACAAAGTGGCGGTGATTGCCGCCGCGCTCGGTAAAACCGCCGAAGGCGAACAGTTGCGGCAAAACGTAGCGGCGCAAATCGCCGCGCTGACGAAAACGGCGCTCAATAAGCGGGTGCTGTTTCTGTTAAGCCACGGCGGGATGGGCACGATGGTTGCCGGGCAGGAGACGGCGGCAGACGGCGCGATACGCGCGGCAGGTTTACAGAATGCGATGCAGGGCTTTGCCCACTATCGCGCTCTTTCGCAGGAAGGGGTGATAGCGAGTCAGCCGGATCTGATTGTCATCTCCGCCGATGGCGTGAAAAGCATGGGCGGTGAAGCGAACTTGTGGAAGCTGCCAGGCCTGGCGCAAACGCCCGCCGGTCAGCATAAACAGTTGCTGATTGTCGATGATATGGCGCTGCTCGGCTTTGGTCTGCGCACGCCGCAGGCGCTGCAGGAACTGCGCAAAAAAGCGGAGCAATTACCCTGA
- a CDS encoding hemin-degrading factor, whose product MPVSSNDFLAIWQQYQTIKTQEPAKYARDIATAMAISEAELTQSRVGHDAVRLNDDMRGLLAALELVGDTKCICRNEYAVHEQIGRFTNLHIGEHAGLVLNPRALDLRLFMNKWASAFSLREQSPRGERRSIQFFDQQGDAVLKVYVTAQTDMAAWNEVVTRFAAPADLPFAISKAVAEPHAESADGVALDQAWRAMTDVHQFFGLLKKHNLSRQQAFRLVGDDLACQVSNDALPRLLETVLQQGNEIMIFVGNRGCVQIFTGALEKLTPMKGWINIFNEHFTLHLLERGIAESWVTRKPTAEGHVTSLELFAADGTQIAQLYGQRSEGQPEQSQWRGQIDALCNEGQTA is encoded by the coding sequence ATGCCTGTTTCGTCAAACGATTTTCTCGCAATTTGGCAGCAATATCAGACAATTAAAACGCAGGAGCCTGCTAAGTACGCCCGCGATATCGCCACCGCGATGGCGATCAGCGAAGCCGAATTAACTCAATCACGCGTCGGGCATGATGCTGTGCGCCTGAACGACGATATGCGCGGGCTTCTCGCCGCACTGGAACTCGTCGGTGACACCAAATGCATCTGCCGCAATGAGTATGCGGTGCATGAACAGATTGGCCGTTTCACCAACCTGCATATCGGCGAACATGCCGGGCTGGTGCTCAACCCGCGCGCACTCGATTTGCGCCTGTTTATGAATAAGTGGGCCAGCGCCTTTAGCCTGCGTGAGCAAAGCCCGCGCGGCGAACGTCGCAGCATTCAGTTCTTCGACCAGCAGGGCGATGCAGTGCTGAAAGTCTACGTTACCGCACAGACCGATATGGCGGCGTGGAACGAGGTGGTGACCCGTTTTGCGGCCCCCGCCGATCTGCCGTTCGCAATTAGCAAAGCGGTTGCCGAACCGCACGCTGAAAGCGCCGATGGCGTTGCGCTGGATCAGGCATGGCGGGCGATGACTGATGTGCATCAGTTCTTCGGCCTGCTGAAAAAACATAACCTCTCGCGCCAGCAGGCGTTTCGCCTGGTGGGCGACGATCTGGCCTGCCAGGTTAGCAACGACGCACTGCCGCGCCTGCTGGAGACAGTGTTACAGCAAGGCAATGAAATCATGATTTTCGTTGGCAACCGTGGCTGTGTGCAGATCTTCACCGGCGCGCTGGAGAAGCTGACGCCGATGAAAGGCTGGATCAACATCTTCAACGAACATTTCACGCTGCATCTACTTGAGAGAGGGATCGCCGAAAGCTGGGTCACCCGTAAACCAACCGCCGAGGGGCATGTCACCAGCCTTGAACTGTTCGCCGCCGATGGCACGCAAATCGCGCAGCTTTACGGCCAGCGCAGTGAAGGGCAGCCGGAACAGAGCCAGTGGCGCGGGCAAATTGATGCGCTGTGCAACGAAGGACAAACCGCATGA
- a CDS encoding TonB-dependent receptor domain-containing protein, translating into MCKSQLSPRRFRKRVLVTSLLAALYQNTALAADTDTSTTTATNAKQDTAEQLVVTAPAPVLKAGSSHSVSAQDLQNKGANDFGSIMRYEPLISATGASGGSGNGKSGFDRGGYTGYNIRGLESNRVGIDVDGIPQPDATGRSYVSRAGLNTFGIGRDYIDPYMYGNVDIQSGATPTDQANTSIGGNVSFRPKSPDDYLRPGKNSYFGYQSDYDSADRSWHNGVTGAAGDETLRGIFVYSRRDGQQTRNNSGSIDAYPANWHSDAMMASGIWQPNDEHKLTGTLDYYHKTNHTHYDSWNSSGSTILGDAQQTSQTRRWGVSLKDDWTPMNDWLDSMSSKVYYQHTEAHDRTYMPDSTTATMETVYSNYDTDTWGIQNALAKTLGRHDLSAGFNASTTKTKRPFNQSPVPSIYSEIMQPEADSKSYTLGAFVQDQINFDADGHHFAIIPGARVVHQSIKPENLSSLTTNSTALDESEVSTLYGKNSDTQLLPSLTFQYDITPRLMTYLQYKRGAEFPNASQLYGSWNLGSSYAGRQQYALIGNTDLKTETSNNLEWGMKGEVTEGVTLHTALFYNSYKNFIAYTRYTRANNPDKFTNVPSNIYTTYQAENRDKAFIYGGEISAKFNFGTWFEQVDGLSATLAYGYTEGKAKSSYMGDKYIDLDSVAPMKAIAGVAWDDPAKRYGTALTATFVKGKRATATSRESYTNTGSSIGDSSTEYMRVPGYGLLDWTAYWQVAKHVKINGGVYNITDRKYWDYLSSRTLEESTNQDAYDKALAVMPGRTWQLGVNVDF; encoded by the coding sequence ATGTGTAAATCGCAACTTTCTCCGCGTCGCTTCAGGAAGCGCGTGCTGGTGACTTCATTACTCGCAGCCCTGTATCAGAACACCGCGCTGGCAGCGGATACCGATACCTCGACGACTACCGCAACGAATGCGAAACAGGATACGGCCGAACAGTTGGTCGTTACGGCGCCCGCACCGGTGCTGAAAGCGGGAAGCAGCCATTCCGTTAGCGCACAGGATTTACAGAACAAAGGCGCGAATGATTTCGGCTCAATCATGCGTTACGAACCGCTGATCAGCGCGACCGGCGCAAGCGGCGGTTCTGGTAACGGCAAAAGCGGTTTTGACCGTGGCGGCTACACCGGTTACAACATTCGCGGCCTGGAAAGTAACCGCGTGGGAATCGATGTTGATGGCATTCCGCAGCCGGATGCAACCGGCCGCAGCTACGTCAGCCGCGCGGGCCTGAACACCTTCGGCATTGGCCGTGACTATATCGATCCGTACATGTACGGCAATGTGGATATTCAGTCCGGCGCGACGCCTACCGATCAAGCGAACACCTCGATTGGCGGCAACGTCTCCTTCCGCCCGAAATCACCGGACGACTATCTGCGCCCGGGCAAAAATAGCTACTTTGGCTACCAGAGCGATTATGATTCTGCCGACCGTAGCTGGCACAACGGCGTGACCGGCGCGGCAGGGGATGAAACCCTGCGCGGTATCTTTGTTTATAGCCGCCGCGATGGTCAGCAAACCCGCAACAACAGTGGCTCCATCGATGCGTACCCGGCGAACTGGCACTCCGATGCGATGATGGCCTCCGGTATCTGGCAGCCCAACGATGAGCATAAACTGACCGGCACGCTGGATTACTACCACAAAACCAATCACACCCATTACGACTCATGGAACAGCAGCGGCAGCACCATCCTCGGCGATGCGCAGCAAACCAGCCAGACCCGCCGCTGGGGCGTCAGCCTGAAAGATGACTGGACGCCAATGAACGACTGGCTGGACAGCATGTCCAGCAAAGTTTATTACCAGCACACCGAAGCGCATGACCGCACTTACATGCCGGACAGCACCACCGCCACCATGGAAACGGTGTACTCCAATTACGATACCGATACCTGGGGCATACAGAATGCGCTGGCGAAAACCCTTGGCCGCCACGATCTGAGCGCCGGTTTTAATGCCAGCACCACCAAAACCAAACGTCCGTTTAACCAGTCGCCGGTGCCGAGTATCTACAGCGAAATCATGCAGCCGGAAGCGGACAGCAAAAGTTACACGCTGGGCGCATTCGTGCAGGATCAAATTAACTTCGATGCAGATGGCCACCATTTCGCCATTATTCCTGGCGCGCGCGTCGTTCATCAATCCATCAAGCCGGAGAACCTCTCCAGCCTGACCACCAACAGCACCGCGCTGGATGAGTCCGAAGTTTCTACTCTGTACGGGAAAAATTCCGACACCCAACTGTTGCCGTCGTTAACCTTCCAGTACGACATCACGCCGCGCCTGATGACCTACCTGCAATACAAGCGCGGTGCAGAGTTCCCGAATGCCAGCCAGCTTTACGGCTCCTGGAACCTGGGTTCCAGCTATGCGGGTCGCCAGCAGTATGCGCTGATCGGCAATACCGATCTGAAAACCGAAACCAGTAATAACCTCGAATGGGGTATGAAAGGGGAGGTCACCGAAGGCGTTACGTTGCATACCGCGCTGTTCTACAACAGCTATAAAAACTTTATCGCGTATACCCGTTATACGCGTGCCAATAACCCGGATAAATTCACTAACGTTCCGTCGAACATCTACACCACTTATCAGGCGGAAAACCGTGATAAGGCCTTTATCTACGGCGGTGAAATCAGCGCGAAATTTAACTTTGGCACCTGGTTTGAGCAGGTCGATGGCCTGAGCGCCACGCTGGCTTACGGTTACACCGAAGGGAAAGCGAAATCCAGCTATATGGGCGACAAATACATCGATCTCGACAGCGTCGCGCCGATGAAAGCGATCGCGGGCGTCGCCTGGGACGATCCGGCGAAACGCTACGGCACTGCGCTGACAGCCACCTTTGTGAAGGGGAAACGCGCCACTGCCACCAGCCGCGAGTCTTACACCAACACCGGCTCTTCGATCGGCGACTCCAGCACCGAGTATATGCGCGTGCCGGGTTACGGCCTGCTGGACTGGACGGCTTACTGGCAAGTGGCGAAACACGTGAAGATCAACGGCGGCGTTTACAACATCACCGACCGTAAATACTGGGATTACCTGAGCAGCCGCACTCTTGAGGAGTCCACCAATCAGGATGCCTACGACAAAGCGCTGGCCGTCATGCCGGGCCGTACCTGGCAACTGGGCGTCAACGTTGATTTCTGA
- a CDS encoding SelT/SelW/SelH family protein produces MNKPAITLHYCSQCNWMLRASWMAQELLHTFNTDLGSVRLIPGTGGIFVIDIDGTVIWDRKQEGGFPDAAELKRRVRDYCFPEKPLGHVEKKSD; encoded by the coding sequence ATGAACAAACCGGCGATTACGTTACATTATTGCTCGCAGTGTAACTGGATGCTGCGCGCCAGCTGGATGGCGCAAGAACTGCTGCATACGTTCAATACCGATCTTGGCTCGGTGCGCCTGATCCCCGGCACCGGCGGCATTTTTGTGATTGATATCGATGGCACAGTCATCTGGGATCGCAAGCAGGAAGGCGGTTTTCCCGATGCTGCAGAGTTAAAACGCCGCGTGCGCGACTACTGCTTCCCGGAAAAACCGCTTGGGCACGTAGAGAAAAAAAGCGATTAA
- the crcB gene encoding fluoride efflux transporter CrcB codes for MLKSLFAVIVGGSAGCVIRWLLSVRLNALFPNLPPGTLLVNLLGGMIIGGALAFFTRQPHLDPTWRLLITTGLCGGMTTFSTFSLEIFAQLQTGNYLWAMTSVLVHVLGSLLMTALGFTLINALY; via the coding sequence ATGCTGAAGTCTTTATTTGCCGTCATTGTGGGTGGTTCCGCAGGCTGTGTTATCCGCTGGCTGCTCTCTGTGCGTTTAAATGCGCTTTTTCCCAATCTGCCGCCGGGTACGCTGCTGGTTAACTTGCTGGGTGGCATGATCATTGGCGGCGCGCTGGCGTTCTTTACGCGTCAGCCGCATCTCGATCCCACCTGGCGATTGCTGATCACCACCGGTCTGTGCGGCGGCATGACAACATTTTCAACCTTTTCGCTGGAGATTTTTGCGCAGTTGCAAACGGGAAATTATCTGTGGGCAATGACCTCCGTGCTGGTGCACGTGCTGGGATCGTTGTTGATGACGGCGCTGGGTTTTACGCTGATTAACGCTCTGTATTGA
- the zinT gene encoding metal-binding protein ZinT: MIMKKSAFVLGMGVLLSSTQSMAHDHHHGKPLTEVERKASEGIIDDKDVKDRSLSDWDGIWQSLNPYLLNGDLDPVLEKKAQHGDKTLEEYRAYYKKGYATNIDTIGIENNVIEFHTGKTVTHCRYDYAGYKILTYTSGKKGVRYLFECKDAQSKAPKFVQFSDHIIAPRQSLHFHIFMGNESQQALLKEMDNWPTFYPYNLNKAQIVDEMLHH, translated from the coding sequence ATGATCATGAAGAAATCCGCCTTTGTTCTGGGTATGGGCGTATTACTGAGTAGCACACAGAGCATGGCGCACGATCATCACCACGGAAAACCGCTGACAGAGGTGGAACGCAAAGCCAGCGAAGGCATTATTGACGATAAAGATGTCAAGGATCGCTCACTGTCGGACTGGGACGGGATCTGGCAATCGCTGAACCCCTATCTGCTGAACGGCGATCTCGATCCGGTGCTGGAGAAAAAAGCGCAGCACGGCGACAAAACGTTGGAGGAGTACCGCGCTTACTACAAAAAAGGCTATGCGACCAACATCGACACCATCGGCATTGAAAACAATGTGATTGAGTTTCACACCGGCAAAACGGTCACCCACTGCCGCTATGACTATGCCGGTTATAAAATTCTGACCTACACCTCCGGCAAGAAAGGTGTGCGCTATCTGTTTGAATGTAAAGACGCGCAGTCGAAAGCACCGAAATTTGTGCAGTTCAGCGACCACATTATTGCGCCGCGCCAGTCGCTGCATTTCCATATTTTTATGGGCAACGAATCCCAGCAAGCGCTGCTGAAAGAGATGGATAATTGGCCGACCTTCTATCCATACAATTTGAACAAAGCGCAGATCGTTGACGAAATGCTGCACCATTGA
- a CDS encoding aromatic alcohol reductase, with product MTIQSENVLVLGAGQLGAAVLNALVPAVTQAQGSVTVVVSPGAWDEHGHLRSAAHQKWVDRGARFIAVDIVTSTVESLIPLLAQFDTVINCMGFVAGAGTQLNITRAVLAAGVRRYFPWQFGVDYDVVGKGSGQPVWDEQYDVRELLRAQTGTEWVIVSTGMFTSFLFEPAFDVVNLEQKTINALGGWETRVTVTSPADIGRLTTAIYLHQPRIVNEVVLIAGETLSYAALADTVEAVTGQAFKRGVYTLPALTDALRLQPEDQMCRYRIAFARGEGVWWPMEQTWNARHQLATQDVKGWLQEHLA from the coding sequence ATGACTATACAGAGCGAAAACGTATTGGTGCTTGGAGCGGGACAACTCGGTGCGGCGGTGCTGAATGCGCTGGTGCCTGCCGTAACGCAGGCGCAGGGCAGCGTCACGGTTGTGGTTTCGCCAGGCGCATGGGATGAACACGGCCATTTGCGATCGGCGGCACATCAAAAATGGGTCGATCGCGGTGCGAGATTTATCGCTGTTGATATTGTGACCAGTACAGTTGAGTCGCTCATCCCGCTGCTGGCGCAGTTTGATACGGTGATCAACTGCATGGGTTTTGTTGCCGGAGCGGGTACGCAGCTTAACATTACTCGCGCGGTGCTGGCCGCTGGTGTGCGCCGCTATTTTCCATGGCAGTTTGGTGTGGATTACGACGTGGTGGGGAAAGGGAGCGGCCAGCCGGTGTGGGACGAGCAGTATGATGTCCGGGAACTGCTGCGGGCGCAAACCGGCACCGAATGGGTGATCGTATCGACCGGTATGTTTACCAGTTTCCTGTTTGAACCGGCATTCGATGTGGTGAATCTGGAGCAAAAAACGATAAATGCGCTGGGCGGATGGGAGACGCGGGTAACGGTAACTTCGCCTGCCGATATTGGTCGGCTGACTACCGCTATCTATCTGCATCAACCGCGCATTGTGAATGAGGTGGTGCTGATTGCCGGGGAAACGCTCTCGTATGCCGCACTTGCGGATACCGTTGAAGCCGTAACCGGGCAGGCATTTAAAAGAGGCGTCTATACGCTGCCCGCGTTAACGGATGCCTTACGCTTGCAACCGGAGGATCAAATGTGCCGCTATCGCATCGCTTTCGCCCGCGGTGAAGGGGTCTGGTGGCCGATGGAGCAGACCTGGAACGCCCGGCATCAACTCGCGACGCAGGACGTTAAAGGCTGGTTGCAGGAACATCTGGCGTAA
- a CDS encoding LysR family transcriptional regulator, whose product MDKLESMRVYVQVVETRSFARTAEALGLPRSTVSRVIKELENGLGLQLLQRTTRKLSVTTEGSRYYEACKRILDDITALESSFPGAHGQPAGRLKIGMPQSLARHCILPRLAEFLHRYPQLAVTLCSSDNIEDVIQEGYDCVIRTGRVEDSTTLVARPLAKFSWVVLASPQYIAQYGHPADLQALRQHKAVGYLNHRTGRTTDWLLSHAGDDHEIRLSETLIVDDTDAYIQAGIQGLGLIRVASYLAQPWLASGALVRCMEDYAFDLPLSLVYPQSRYLPPSVRAFYDWSKAVLNPQ is encoded by the coding sequence GTGGATAAACTGGAATCGATGCGCGTCTATGTACAGGTAGTGGAAACGCGCAGTTTTGCCCGCACCGCAGAAGCGCTCGGCCTGCCGCGATCCACCGTCTCGCGGGTCATTAAAGAGCTGGAAAATGGGCTGGGCTTGCAGCTTTTACAACGCACCACGCGCAAACTCAGCGTGACGACGGAAGGAAGCCGCTACTACGAGGCGTGCAAAAGGATACTGGATGATATCACCGCGCTGGAATCCTCCTTTCCCGGCGCTCACGGCCAGCCCGCAGGTCGTCTGAAAATCGGCATGCCGCAATCGCTGGCGCGACACTGCATTCTGCCCCGGCTGGCTGAATTTTTGCACCGCTACCCGCAACTGGCGGTGACGCTGTGCTCCAGCGATAACATTGAGGATGTGATCCAGGAAGGATACGACTGCGTGATTCGTACCGGCAGAGTGGAGGATTCCACCACGCTGGTGGCACGGCCGCTGGCGAAGTTTAGCTGGGTGGTGCTGGCCTCCCCGCAGTACATCGCGCAATATGGCCATCCCGCTGATTTACAGGCGTTACGCCAGCATAAAGCCGTGGGTTATCTGAATCACCGTACCGGGCGCACCACCGACTGGCTGCTGAGCCACGCAGGCGACGATCATGAAATCCGTCTCAGCGAGACGCTGATCGTTGACGATACAGATGCCTATATTCAGGCCGGGATACAGGGGTTGGGGCTGATTCGCGTCGCCAGTTATCTGGCGCAACCCTGGCTGGCAAGCGGAGCGCTGGTGCGCTGTATGGAGGACTATGCCTTTGACTTGCCCCTGTCGCTGGTTTACCCGCAAAGCCGCTATTTACCGCCCTCAGTGCGGGCGTTTTATGACTGGAGCAAAGCGGTGCTCAATCCGCAATAA
- a CDS encoding HD domain-containing protein, translating to MSFNIQGIRIPDSQMARDATALVRDTESDLLFNHSSRVYYWAALAGRQRDIKVDHELLYVGCMFHDMGLTHEHCSCDKRFEVDGANAAREFMQRYGVTQQDMDKVWTAIALHTTPGIPEFMAPEIALVTAGVEMDVLGIGYESFDEAEREAVVGQYPRPARFKEEIIQAFYDGIKHRPATTFGNVKADVLADKDPHFAPLNFCSIIRQSPWKG from the coding sequence ATGAGCTTCAACATCCAAGGTATTCGCATCCCTGATAGTCAGATGGCACGCGACGCCACCGCCCTGGTTCGCGATACCGAATCAGACCTGCTGTTTAACCACTCCAGCCGCGTTTACTACTGGGCGGCATTAGCGGGCAGGCAGCGCGATATCAAGGTTGACCACGAATTACTCTATGTCGGTTGTATGTTTCACGACATGGGGTTAACGCATGAGCATTGCAGTTGCGATAAGCGTTTCGAGGTGGACGGTGCTAACGCGGCACGCGAATTTATGCAGCGCTATGGCGTGACGCAACAGGATATGGACAAGGTGTGGACGGCCATTGCACTGCACACCACGCCGGGTATTCCGGAATTTATGGCACCGGAGATTGCGCTGGTCACCGCCGGTGTGGAAATGGATGTGCTGGGCATTGGCTACGAGAGTTTTGACGAAGCGGAACGTGAAGCTGTGGTCGGTCAATATCCGCGCCCGGCCCGTTTTAAGGAGGAGATTATCCAGGCGTTTTATGACGGCATTAAACACCGGCCTGCGACCACATTTGGCAACGTCAAAGCCGATGTGTTAGCCGATAAAGATCCGCATTTTGCGCCGCTGAATTTTTGTAGCATCATCCGCCAGTCGCCGTGGAAAGGCTGA